One window of Papaver somniferum cultivar HN1 chromosome 9, ASM357369v1, whole genome shotgun sequence genomic DNA carries:
- the LOC113312264 gene encoding serine/threonine-protein kinase TIO-like, with the protein MDKVDRRPLFQFDKIMDINCILEIHPLLTSLLVSSEEDKTRANAAGALSNLVRNSNRLCEDIISKGAMQALLKLVADCSTVALSPSRKDAVNESPLKIALFSLAKMCSYSPCRQFVRSSELLPIIGRLKQSPDETVANYVSIIIKKIAEA; encoded by the exons ATGGATAAAGTGGATAGAAGGCCTTTGTTTCAGTTTGATAAGATTATGGATATAAATTGCATTCTG GAGATCCATCCTCTACTTACTAGTCTGCTGGTTTCGTCAGAGGAAGATAAAACGAGAGCAAATGCAGCTGGTGCACTGAGCAATCTTGTCCGCAACTCTAATAGGCTTTGTGAAGATATAATCTCGAAAGGAGCCATGCAG GCTCTGCTGAAGTTGGTTGCCGACTGTTCCACCGTAGCTTTGAGCCCGAGTAGAAAGGATGCAGTAAATGAATCACCATTGAAGATTGCTCTATTTTCATTGGCAAAAATGTGTTCCTACTCACCTTGTAGGCAGTTTGTCCGTTCTTCAGAACTGTTGCCCATTATTGGACGTCTTAAACAATCCCCAGATGAAACTGTTGCCAATTATGTGTCCATTATAATCAAAAAAATTGCAGAAGCCTGA
- the LOC113314064 gene encoding protein unc-13 homolog, whose translation MRSGELNSLLNGIDNAFQVYTNHVVDKLVSKEDLIPPVPILTRYKKESGIKAFVKKESVDPRLPDERRSSQINDLTTPKLCVRLNTLFYAISQLNNLEDSIQQRWTKKKPRENLNIRFV comes from the exons ATGAGATCTGGGGAACTGAATAGCCTATTGAATGGAATTGATAATGCCTTTCAAGTTTATACAAATCATGTTGTCGACAAGCTAG TTAGCAAAGAAGATCTCATACCACCTGTGCCTATTCTCACACGATACAAAAAAGAAAGTGGAATTAAGGCATTTGTGAAAAAAGAAAGTGTTGACCCAAGGCTGCCTGATGAGAGACGGAGCAGTCAAATTAACGACCTAACAACACCAAAACTCTGTGTTCGACTGAATACTCTTTTT TACGCAATTAGTCAATTGAACAACTTGGAAGATAGCATTCAACAACGGTGGACAAAGAAAAAGCCTCGCGAAAATTTGAATATCA GATTTGTATGA
- the LOC113310574 gene encoding serine/threonine-protein kinase TIO-like, whose translation MGVENYHVIEMVGEGSFGKVYKGRRKFSGQTVAMKFILKHGKSDKDIQNLRQEIEILRKLKHENIIAMLDSFETPQEFCVVTEFAQGELFEILEDDKCLPEEQVQAIAKQLVRALHYLHSNRIIHRDMKPQNILIGAGSIVKLCDFGFARAMSTNTVVLRSIKGTPLYMAPELVQEQPYNHTADLWSLGVILYELFVGQPPFYTNSVYQLVRHIIKDPVKYPDTMSSNFKSFLKGLLNKMPQRRLTWPALREHPFVKETSDDLEAMESRIATAAATGNDAAWRGEDNNKHAAPAGSYAATPEKKAHSSTTPENKGSRSPLTNDRLHSPVAAMDSPFPHEDPSELTVPSVNSGCQVLDRLESNSRTMKGANFIGQDSEAMSLVLMPLMDWSKDSSKPSRAQDIVRVNVSLRILSNLAVAGALHSNVALDDMIRELLVFTDNVINMKSLDGNGLTEKSFSLMKKLVDISGTDLRDSYIQHWSILVELYSKVVDYTEDASGRVLNESTGCIAVMLSRVVQGLKRSLVGGGPEVASPNEVPKQILRHAKTAGVAESLSVCLVASGTSLIAGSPNMLRAACEACRGLWALVNGFEILFTAGNIYLFPLKTFWSHSLHRLDIGEHERGSMLGIESAKVIDAVAKALIKSKAMQVAIYYCLHQRMESALSAAIQLMLRCCVHNESICGLLCGLPNSLPATTVVSGGGDGTIISEIFSILCLCTLHPNKEPPTGEASKSKISNPNALVLHSCLILATTAQYLKLSGRVSASFILTTTPKKQLSRLSVLAHYSSSNDTVTTSLQPHCLSAMLALASVLSLESGVPSESSLSESAMPMIPPTTTLCSILAIPSTDRNEASSNHCGMLSYWHGVRDGCVGLLETRLKWGGPLAVQQACAKKAPQILLCLLANRLPNVEMDESKDLIGLSPTGVTWMVSSICHCLSNGALLFREILVRSDNVKLISSLISEAHLKILKCWSGPGGGTDGVRDLINTVIDLLAFPFVAVQNVTSGLPSTTASVSSGFLLNMGSPGGKLGVQDKDMVKGIEANMPKYVQVLLEVGVPDRILKCLDYVKSRDLGKPVAFLAKMASVRPLALHLLGKGLLDPGNVRKLLNSSNPREVVLDILMIISDLARMDKDLYEHLNRADLLESMKTFLSHEDPNVRAKTCSAIGNMCRHSPYFYSSLASQHIISLLIDRCADPDKRTRKYACFAIGNAAYHNDLLYEELRRSIPLLTSLLVSSEEDKTRANAAGALSNLVRNSNRLCEDIISKGAMQALLKLVADCSTVALSPSRKDAVNESPLKIALFSLAKMCSYSPCRQFVRSSELLPIIGRLKQSPDETVANYVSIIIKKIAEA comes from the exons ATGGGAGTCGAAAATTACCATGTGATTGAAATGGTAGGCGAAGGTTCGTTTGGGAAGGTGTATAAAGGACGACGCAAGTTTTCAGGACAG actgTTGCGATGAAATTTATTCTTAAACATGGCAAAAGCGACAAAGATATACAGAATTTAAGGCAGGAGATTGAG ATCCTGAGAAAGCTaaagcatgaaaatataattgcaaTGCTGGACTCATTTGAAACTCCGCAAGAATTTTGTGTTGTGACTGAGTTTGCACAG GGTGAGCTTTTTGAAATTCTCGAGGATGACAAATGCCTCCCGGAAGAACAAGTTCAAGCTATCGCAAAGCAGTTG GTGAGAGCATTGCATTACTTGCATTCAAACCGCATCATTCATCGAGATATGAAGCCTCAGAATATTTTAATTGGAGCCGGGTCTATCGTTAAG CTTTGTGATTTTGGATTCGCGAGGGCAATGTCCACAAACACCGTAGTGTTGCGCTCTATCAAAG GTACTCCTTTGTACATGGCTCCCGAACTTGTACAGGAACAACCTTATAACCACACTGCTGATTTATGGTCTCTTGGAGTTATATT GTACGAGCTATTTGTTGGCCAGCCTCCCTTTTATACAAATTCAGTATATCAACTAGTTCGACACATTATAAAG GATCCTGTAAAGTATCCGGACACCATGAGTTCAAATTTTAAAAGCTTTCTTAAGGGGTTGCTCAATAAG ATGCCACAAAGAAGGCTGACATGGCCCGCACTTCGTGAGCACCCCTTTGTTAAAGAAACCTCAGATGATCTGGAGGCCATG GAATCACGTATAGCAACTGCTGCAGCTACGGGTAATGATGCAGCTTGGAGAGGCGAAGACAACAACAAACATGCGGCCCCTGCTGGATCATATGCTGCAACTCCTGAGA AAAAAGCTCATTCTTCTACTACTCCTGAGAATAAAGGTTCCCGAAGTCCTTTGACTAATGATCGATTACATAGTCCTGTTGCAGCCATGGACAGTCCATTTCCTCATGAAGATCCCTCAGAATTAACAGTTCCTTCTGTTAACTCAG GCTGCCAGGTGTTGGATAGGTTGGAAAGTAACTCCAGGACAATGAAAGGAGCAAATTTCATTGGTCAAGATAGTGAAGCAATGTCACTTGTTTTGATGCCCTTAATGGACTGGTCCAAAGATTCATCAAAACCAAGCAG GGCTCAGGATATTGTTCGTGTAAATGTGTCTCTTAGAATCTTGTCCAACTTAGCCGTAGCAGGTGCTCTTCATTCTAATGTGGCACTCGACGACATGATCAGGGAACTTCTTGTCTTCACTGATAATGTAATCAACATGAAATCTTTGGATGGTAATGGTTTAACGGAGAAG AGCTTCTCACTTATGAAGAAATTAGTGGATATTAGCGGAACTGATCTTCGAGATTCTTATATCCagcattggtcgatattagtagAACTGTACTCAAAG GTGGTCGACTATACCGAGGATGCATCTGGAAGGGTCTTGAATGAGTCAACTGGGTGCATTGCTGTTATGTTATCTAGAGTTGTGCAGGGACTTAAAAGATCTCTTGTAGGTGGAGGCCCAGAGGTGGCTTCGCCAAATGAAGTTCCGAAACAGATCTTGCGTCATGCAAAAACAGCTGGAGTGGCAGAGTCGTTGTCTGTTTGCTTAGTTGCTTCAGGAACCAGTCTAATAGCAGGTTCTCCAAATATGTTACGTGCTGCTTGCGAAGCGTGCAGGGGTCTGTGGGCGTTGGTGAACGGATTTGAAATTTTGTTCACAGCAGGAAATATTTATTTGTTCCCACTAAAAACTTTCTGGAGCCATTCTTTACATCGACTTGACATTGGGGAGCATGAAAGAGGGTCAATGCTTGGAATAGAATCagcaaaagttattgatgcaGTAGCAAAAGCTCTGATCAAATCAAAAGCAATGCAGGTTGCAATTTACTATTGTCTACATCAACGCATGGAATCTGCTTTATCTGCTGCTATTCAG CTGATGTTAAGGTGCTGCGTTCATAATGAATCCATATGTGGTTTGCTTTGTGGCCTACCTAATTCCTTGCCTGCTACAACTGTGGTCAGTGGAGGTGGAGATGGTACAATCATTTCAGAAATATTCTCTATATTATGTCTCTGCACTTTGCATCCAAACAAAGAACCGCCAACAGGAGAAGCAAGTAAATCGAAAATATCAAACCCGAATGCCCTTGTCCTGCATTCATGCCTCATCCTTGCCACAACTGCACAATATTTGAAGCTGTCTGGACGAGTTTCGGCGTCGTTCATTCTCACAACTACTCCCAAAAAACAACTTTCTCGACTTTCAGTCCTTGCACATTACTCTTCTTCTAATGATACGGTTACAACTTCCTTACAACCACATTGTCTCTCTGCCATGTTAGCTCTTGCTTCTGTTTTATCTCTTGAAAGTGGAGTTCCTTCTGAATCCTCTCTTTCTGAGTCTGCGATGCCTATGATACCCCCAACTACCACACTATGTAGCATTCTCGCTATTCCATCAACAGACAGAAATGAAGCGTCTTCTAACCATTGTGGTATGCTCTCATACTGGCATGGGGTTAGAGATGGTTGCGTTGGTTTATTAGAAACTAGATTAAAGTGGGGTGGACCATTAGCAGTTCAGCAAGCCTGTGCAAAGAAAGCTCCACAGATACTTCTTTGTTTATTAGCAAATCGTCTTCCGAATGTTGAGATGGATGAATCAAAAGATTTAATTGGCTTGTCACCTACTGGTGTTACGTGGATGGTATCTTCAATTTGTCATTGTCTTTCAAATGGAGCGTTATTATTTCGTGAGATCTTGGTTAGGAGTGACAATGTCAAGCTAATATCTAGTTTGATATCTGAAGCACACCTCAAGATCTTGAAATGCTGGAGTGGACCTGGTGGTGGAACTGATGGAGTCAGAGATCTAATCAATACAGTTATAGATCTCCTAGCATTTCCTTTTGTTGCAGTGCAGAATGTTACCTCAGGTTTACCATCAACCACTGCTTCAGTTAGCAGTGGTTTCCTTCTCAACATGGGTTCACCCGGTGGAAAGCTAGGTGTCCAAGACAAGGACATGGTGAAAGGGATTGAGGCAAACATGCCCAAGTATGTTCAAGTTCTCCTAGAG GTAGGAGTGCCTGATCGTATTCTTAAGTGCTTGGATTATGTTAAGTCAAGAGATTTAGGAAAACCTGTAGCTTTTTTGGCAAAGATGGCAAGTGTTCGTCCCCTTGCACTTCATCTTCTAGGGAAAGGTCTGTTGGATCCAGGGAACGTGAGGAAATTGCTCAACAGTTCAAACCCAAGGGAGGTTGTTTTGGATATTCTGATGATAATTTCAGACTTAGCTCGGATGGATAAG GATTTGTATGAACACCTTAATAGGGCAGATCTCTTGGAGTCCATGAAGACATTCCTTAGCCATGAAGATCCAAATGTACGTGCAAAAACTTGCAGTGCTATAGGGAACATGTGTCGGCATAGCCCTTACTTTTATAGCTCACTG GCAAGTCAACATATCATCAGTCTCCTTATAGATCGCTGTGCTGATCCAGACAAACGTACCAGAAAATATGCTTGTTTTGCT ATTGGTAATGCCGCATATCACAATGACCTGTTGTATGAAGAACTTAGGAGATCCATACCTCTACTTACTAGTCTGCTGGTTTCGTCAGAGGAAGATAAAACGAGAGCAAATGCAGCTGGTGCACTGAGCAATCTTGTCCGCAACTCTAATAGGCTTTGTGAAGATATAATCTCGAAAGGAGCCATGCAG GCTCTGCTGAAGTTGGTTGCCGACTGTTCCACCGTAGCTTTGAGCCCGAGTAGAAAGGATGCAGTAAATGAATCACCATTGAAGATTGCTCTATTTTCATTGGCAAAAATGTGTTCCTACTCACCTTGTAGGCAGTTTGTCCGTTCTTCAGAACTGTTGCCCATTATTGGACGTCTTAAACAATCCCCAGATGAAACTGTTGCCAATTATGTGTCCATTATAATCAAAAAAATTGCAGAAGCCTGA
- the LOC113310575 gene encoding pentatricopeptide repeat-containing protein At1g10270-like, with amino-acid sequence MSLYHSILRSLRRSSSSTTTLRSFSYYSAQQIPPPPPLSSDSNTDHTTSSNYYTSNPNPTTTTTTNHNQSYQYPPQQPPSYQYSPQQPPSYQYPPQQPPSYQYSPQQSPSYGPSSPTASTTAPPPFRNVFEPNPNSTTTTTGNVSETTPNSTTKPFKNVFERSTSSTTPSSILSNYNSSSVNGTQPPPRYGFSSAEEAAAERRRRKRRLRIEPPPHALRRDPAAPRPRPDPNAPRLPDSTSALVGNRLNLHNRVQSLIRSGDLDGGAALARQAVFSNTKPTVFTCNAIMASMYRGGRYEDAVNLFRYFFIQSKIIPNVVSYNVLINTHCDAKRVDAALDVYNQILSHAPFSPSPVTYRHLTKGLVESDRITEAIDLLREMLIKGHGADSLVYNNLILGFLELGNLERALEFLDELRERCLVYDGVVHATFMDWYFKQGREKEAMESYQNLLDRQFKMTPVTCNVLLEVLLKHGKSSEAETLFQSMLDSHAPPNTLSVNSDTFNIMVNECFKLGKISEAVTVFKRVGTKEKSKPYQMDAACFNNIMGKLCENGMVSDAEELFAEMPKKQACPDFTSYKIFIELYLKEERVDDAVQFFNKMSETSIRPGKGFCDKVFDELVKRGRIEEASDIIGRMGEKDVKPDPLSYEYVVMGLNNVGRLDRARDLLDQMVKNKIAVTPNLRTNVFDVFGKEGRIHEIERLLGRQCEKTSVPSPAPHGSTPMGRQYGASSSAPLQKPGQEMGFQNTQSN; translated from the coding sequence ATGTCTCTCTATCATTCTATCCTTCGTTCACTACGACGTTCTTCTTCCTCAACCACCACTCTCAGATCATTTTCATATTATTCAGCTCAGCAAatcccacctccaccaccactttCCTCCGATTCTAATACTGATCATACAACCTCTTCCAATTACTACACTTCTAACCCtaatcccaccaccaccaccaccacaaatcaCAACCAATCATATCAATACCCCCCGCAACAACCTCCCTCATATCAATACTCACCACAACAACCTCCATCATATCAATACCCACCACAACAACCTCCCTCATATCAATACTCACCACAACAATCTCCCTCTTATGGGCCTTCCTCTCCGACAGCTTCTACTACTGCTCCTCCTCCATTCAGAAATGTTTTTGAACCTAACCctaattccaccaccaccaccaccggaaATGTTTCTGAGACGACCCCTAATTCCACcaccaaaccctttaaaaatgTCTTTGAGCGAAGTACTAGTTCTACCACTCCTAGCTCTATTTTGTCCAATTATAATTCTAGTTCTGTTAATGGAACACAACCTCCTCCTCGTTATGGTTTCTCTTCAGCAGAAGAAGCTGCAGCTGAACGACGTCGTCGCAAGCGTCGCCTTCGTATTGAGCCACCACCTCATGCTCTACGCCGTGATCCTGCGGCACCACGCCCTCGTCCTGATCCTAATGCTCCACGCCTCCCTGATTCCACCTCTGCGCTTGTTGGTAACCGACTCAATCTCCACAATCGAGTGCAGTCCTTAATTCGATCTGGTGATCTTGATGGTGGTGCTGCCTTAGCTCGACAAGCAGTTTTCTCTAATACAAAGCCAACTGTATTCACTTGTAATGCAATCATGGCTTCCATGTATAGAGGTGGACGTTATGAAGATGCCGTTAACCTTTTTCGGTATTTCTTCATTCAGTCCAAGATTATTCCAAATGTTGTTTCTTATAATGTCCTAATCAACACTCACTGTGATGCTAAACGTGTTGATGCTGCGTTGGATGTTTATAATCAGATTCTTAGTCATGCTCCTTTTAGTCCTTCCCCGGTAACTTATAGACATCTTACTAAAGGACTTGTTGAATCTGATCGTATTACTGAAGCCATTGATCTTCTTCGTGAGATGCTTATTAAAGGTCATGGTGCTGATTCATTAGTATATAATAATCTCATTTTAGGGTTTTTGGAATTGGGAAATCTTGAAAGGGCATTAgaatttcttgatgaacttcGTGAAAGATGTCTTGTTTATGATGGGGTTGTACATGCCACTTTCATGGATTGGTATTTCAAACAAGGAAGAGAGAAAGAGGCAATGGAAAGCTATCAAAATCTCTTGGATCGCCAATTTAAGATGACACCTGTTACTTGCAATGTTCTTCTAGAGGTACTTTTGAAGCATGGTAAAAGTTCAGAAGCTGAAACGTTATTCCAAAGTATGTTAGATTCACATGCACCGCCGAATACCCTGAGTGTTAATTCCGATACATTTAATATAATGGTGAATGAATGTTTCAAATTGGGTAAGATTTCAGAAGCCGTGACAGTTTTTAAGAGGGTTGGAACAAAAGAGAAGTCAAAACCTTATCAAATGGACGCCGCTTGTTTTAATAACATTATGGGAAAACTTTGTGAGAATGGGATGGTTTCTGATGCAGAGGAGTTATTTGCAGAAATGCCCAAGAAACAAGCCTGCCCGGATTTTACTAGTTACAAGATTTTTATTGAGCTTTACTTGAAAGAAGAAAGAGTAGATGATGCAGTTCAATTTTTTAATAAAATGTCTGAGACCAGTATAAGACCTGGCAAGGGTTTTTGTGATAAGGTTTTTGATGAATTAGTAAAAAGAGGTAGAATCGAGGAGGCTTCAGATATTATTGGGAGAATGGGAGAGAAAGATGTGAAGCCTGATCCATTGAGTTATGAGTATGTGGTTATGGGGTTGAATAATGTTGGAAGATTAGACCGTGCTCGGGACTTATTGGACCAGATGGTAAAAAACAAAATTGCAGTCACTCCTAACCTTCGAACTaatgtatttgatgtttttgggaAAGAAGGCAGAATTCATGAGATCGAGAGACTATTAGGGAGGCAATGTGAAAAAACCTCAGTTCCTTCTCCGGCACCTCATGGTTCCACTCCCATGGGCAGACAGTATGGAGCATCATCATCAGCTCCACTTCAGAAGCCAGGGCAGGAAATGGGATTtcagaatacacaatcaaactga